From the genome of Lotus japonicus ecotype B-129 chromosome 6, LjGifu_v1.2, one region includes:
- the LOC130725096 gene encoding uncharacterized protein LOC130725096: MAEFEPFSAAVREVAIPDNMKNIVLETYSGKADPKEHLLYFNTKMVISAALDAVKCRMFPATFKGTTKAWFTTLLRGSITNFRDFSSKFLVQFSASKTRQVTIEDLYNVRQSAGETLKQYVKRFSVASVKIEESEPNSCAPAFKNGLQPGKLNSKLSRKPAKSMAKVRARANTYILDEEDDAFKRRRAKVERDGDQGEASPEIKASKDNVEGSKRRDKKVRAAEKTTRDPLYPRRDNAEHRRPWHQADSRRRGESGKSLSAHLTELLREVKATHAVEEGEREADPPRPKSDKTKWCEYHRSVGHDTGDCFTLKNEIEKLIRAGRAQLNDYNERWNGERQQGNRYRNSRQQDDRRREDRRRTASSEKKETLATKKKNAKETFNKDIDPPVGTINTIAGGFGGGGDTASARRRHVRAVTSVQQYRAPFGFQHPDIVISSADFEGVKMHKDDPVVVMVRINSFNVRRVLLDQGSSADIIYGDAFDKLGLTNKDLMPYTGTLVGFSGEQVWVRGYIDLDTVFGVEDNAKLLRVRYLVIQVVASYNVIIGRNTLNCLCAVISTAHLAVKYPLLCGKVGKIVVDQRRARE; encoded by the coding sequence ATGGCTGAATTTGAGCCATTTTCAGCGGCGGTAAGGGAAGTGGCcattccagataatatgaagAATATAGTCCTCGAAACATACAGCGGAAAAGCAGATCCAAAGGAACACCTACTGTATTTCAATACAAAGATGGTGATTAGCGCTGCTTTAGACGCAGTCAAGTGCAGAATGTTTCCAGCGACTTTCAAAGGAACAACAaaggcgtggttcacaactcttCTGCGAGGATCCATCACCAACTTCCGAGATTTTTCGTCCAAATTCCTCGTCCAGTTCTCAGCGAGCAAGACTAGGCAAGTGACAATCGAGGACTTGTACAACGTGCGACAATCTGCAGGGGAGACTCTGAAACAATACGTGAAACGATTCAGTGTTGCATCGGTAAAGATTGAGGAATCGGAGCCTAATTCCTGTGCCCCGGCCTTCAAAAATGGTCTACAACCTGGAAAGCTAAACAGCAAACTGAGTCGTAAGCCGGCCAAATCGATGGCGAAGGTACGCGCGCGGGCGAACACGTACAtccttgatgaggaggacgacgctttcaagcGACGAAGGGCGAAGGTGGAAAGGGATGGTGATCAGGGGGAAGCGTCGCCAGAGATTAAAGCAAGCAAAGACAATGTTGAAGGGAGTAAGAGGCGAGACAAGAAAGTCCGGGCAGCGGAGAAGACAACGAGAGACCCTTTGTATCCAAGGAGGGACAATGCTGAGCATCGCCGACCCTGGCACCAGGCTGACTCTCGTCGGCGTGGAGAGTCGGGAAAGAGTCTGAGTGCTCATTTAACGGAGCTGCTGCGTGAGGTCAAGGCGACCCATGCCGTTGAAGAGGGCGAAAGGGAAGCAGACCCGCCGCGACCAAAATCAGATAAGActaagtggtgtgagtatcatCGGTCAGTAGGACATGATACAGGGGATTGTTTCACTTTAAAGAATGAGATAGAAAAACTCATCAGAGCAGGGCGAGCGCAGCTAAATGACTACAATGAGCGTTGGAATGGCGAGCGACAACAGGGAAATAGGTATAGGAACTCTCGCCAGCAGGATGATCGCCGACGGGAGGATCGCCGCCGCACGGCGAGTTCAGAAAAGAAGGAAACACTGGCTACCAAGAAAAAGAACGCAAAAGAAACATTTAATAAAGATATCGACCCACCGGTGGGCACAATTAATACAATTGCAGGTGGTTTCGGCGGAGGGGGAGATACAGCTTCGGCAAGAAGAAGACATGTCAGGGCAGTAACCTCGGTGCAACAATACCGAGCTCCTTTTGGTTTCCAGCATCCGGATATAGTAATCTCATCAGCGGATTTTGAGGGAGTCAAAATGCATAAAGATGATCCGGTGGTCGTTATGGTTCGGATCAACAGTTTTAATGTTCGCCgggtacttttggatcaaggtaGCTCCGCCGATATCATTTACGGGGATGCGTTTGATAAGCTGGGTTTAACCAATAAGGATTTGATGCCCTATACAGGAACGCTAGTAGGGTTCTCGGGCGAGCAAGTGTGGGTGCGAGGTTATATAGATCTAGACACCGTTTTCGGAGTAGAGGACAATGCCAAGCTCCTTCGTGTAAGGTACCTGGTGATACAAGTTGTAGCCTCGTACAACGTTATCATTGGGAGGAATACCTTAAACTGTTTGTGCGCCGTCATTTCAACAGCTCATCTTGCAGTAAAGTACCCGCTGCTTTGTGGGAAGGTGGGGAAAATTGTGGTGGATCAAAGAAGGGCGAGGGAATGA